The Porites lutea chromosome 11, jaPorLute2.1, whole genome shotgun sequence genome includes a region encoding these proteins:
- the LOC140953085 gene encoding uncharacterized protein: MDGKKKRKRRHEDNASESSSSDGGHEAKSRKTERRNSESQQTAKKRRKKKKIEDKKHRSNSSSSSSDSGSEHSPSRDVGTSKKKRKHSHKKKLKRKKEKRRRKREKKEKKSKRRKEKELKETPAENKEKEISKNSPPQDADKLKKKLTSPDSGSDTAPKKRSMVPMTKEEYEKQQAQIRRVYDPETGRHRLVKGTGEILEEIVSRDRHKAINKSATQGDGAFFQANLGLRDR, from the exons ATGgatggaaagaaaaagagaaaaagaagacatGAGGATAATGCGAGTGAGTCGAGCTCAAGCGACGGAGGACACGAAGCGAAGTCGCGAAAAACCGAGAGAAGAAACTCAGAATCGCAACAAACTGCGAAAaagaggaggaaaaagaaaaaaatagaagatAAAAAGCATAGGTCTAACAGTAGCTCTTCGTCTAGTGACAGCGGTAGCGAGCATTCTCCTAGCAGAGATGTTGGGACAagtaaaaagaagagaaaacattctcataaaaagaaactgaaaagaaagaaagaaaagcggAGAAGAAAACgggagaagaaggaaaagaaaagtaaacGACGCAAGGAGAAAGAGTTAAAAGAGACGCCTGCTGAGAATAAGGAAAAAGAGATCTCGAAGAACTCTCCACCTCAAG ATGCCgataaattgaagaaaaaactcACTTCACCTGATTCTGGAAGTGACACTGCACCCAAAAAGAG ATCTATGGTTCCCATGACAAAGGAAGAATATGAGAAACAGCAAGCCCAGATTAGGAGAGTGTATGACCCAGAGACCGGCCGACACAG gCTTGTCAAAGGCACTGGTGAGATTTTGGAAGAGATTGTAAGTAGGGACAGACATAAAGCCATTAACAAG TCTGCTACTCAAGGAGATGGGGCATTTTTCCAAGCAAATCTTGGTCTGAGGGATAGATAA